DNA sequence from the Methanofollis formosanus genome:
TTGATCCAGAAACGCCCCTTCCTTCTGCGTCTTCTGGAGAACCCGGTGCTTCTCGAACACGAGCACTTCACCGAGGTGCTGCGGGCGGTCTTCCACCTTGCCGACGAACTCGAACGCCGCGACGACCTCGCGCATGCCCCGGCGACCGACCTTGCCCACCTGAACAACGACGTCAACCGGGCCTACCGCCTGCTGATCGTCCAGTGGCTTGACTACATGGCATATCTCAAGGAAAACTATCCGTACCTCTTCTCCCTCGCGATGCGGACCAACCCCTTCGACGAGCGCGCCTCGCCGGTGGTGCGCGAGTAGGGGGAACCGCCCCCACCCCCTCCCCGCAGGGTCCGTGGGTGCCGACCGGATCCCGCCCCGGCCGTCAGAGAAAGATTATCTGTAAAGAACACAGATCCAGGGCCGGGGGACGGAACGATCGATACCGGCACAGAAGGGCGGCGGACGCTCATCATCTCGAACAGGCTCCCGTACAGCATCCGGCAGGACGGCGAGAATTTCAGCGTGGAGCCGAGCATCGGCGGACTTGCAACCGGACTTGCATCCTATTACCGCGACCACAACTGCGTCTGGGTCGGGTGGCCGGGCGCCGACTCGGGGGCACTCGGTGAGGAGGGGATGAAAAAGGTCGGCGCCCTCATGGAGGACCGCGCCTGCATCCCGGTCTTCCTCGACGCCGGGGCGGTCGATGCCTACTATGACGGCTTCTGCAACTCCACCCTCTGGCCGCTCTTCCACTATTTCCATACCAGCAGTACCTGGGACCTCCCGTCCTGGGAGGCCTATCTGCAGGTGAACCGGGCCTTCTGCGAGGCGGTCGTCCGGGAATACCGGTCCGGCGACATCATCTGGGTGCATGACTACCACCTCCTCCTCCTCCCGGCCATGCTCCGCACGAAGATCCCGAAGGCCACCATCGGGTTCTTCAACCATATCCCCTTCCCGTCCTACGAGATATTCAGGATCCTCCCCTGGCGTCGGGAGATCCTGGAGGGCCTCCTGGGCGCCGACCTCATCGGCTTCCATACCTACGACTATGTCCGCCACTTCACCGACAGCGTCCGGCGGATCCTGGGATACCAGCATACTTCGGGCGAGATCCTGACCGGGAACCGTCTGGTGAAGGTGGATACCTTCCCGATGGGCATCGATTATGCGCGGTATTCCAGAGCGGTCGAGGACCCGGCGGTCAGGGAGGAGGCGGCGCGGCTGCGCCGGAAGTACGGCGGCAGACGGGTCGTCCTCTCCTTCGACCGTCTCGACTACACCAAGGGTATCCCGCAGCGATTGCGCACCTTCGACCTCTTCCTCCAGCGCCATCCCGAGTACAGGGATGGGATCGTCCTCATCGTCGTCGCCGTCCCGTCCCGCACGGCGGTACGCGAATACCAGAGCCTCAAACGGCAGGTGGACCGTCTGGTCGGCGAGATCACCGGGAGGCACGGTACCATCGACTGGGCGCCGGTGAGGTACCTCTACGACACCCTCCCCTTCGAGACGCTCGTGGCCCTGTACCAGATCGCGGACGTCGCCGTCGTCACCTCCCTGCGGGACGGGATGAACCTGATGGCCAAGGAGTTCGTGGCCACCAAACACGACGGCCTCGGGGTGCTGGTCCTGAGCGAGATGGCCGGCGCGGCCGCCGAACTCGGCGAGGCGATCATCGTCAACCCCTTCAACATCGAGGAGATGGTCGGCGCCCTCAAGGAGGCCCTCACCATGCCGGAGAACGAGCAGGTGCGGCGAAACCGCTGGATGCAGGAGCGGCTCAGGCGGTATCATCTCCTCCACTGGGCCAGGGACTTCATGCAACGTCTTGAGGCCACGAAAACGAGGCAGAGAGAACTGGAGGCCTCGCTCCTCTCGACCGAGCAGAGGGAGAGGTTGATTGAGGCATACCGGGTGGCCGGACGGCGTCTCCTCCTCCTCGACTATGACGGTACCCTCACCCCCTTTGCTTCCAGGCCCGAGCATGCCGTCCCCGACCCCGCTCTCCTCTCTCTGCTCGGTGCCCTGACGGCGGAGGAGGGGACCGAGGTGGTGATGATCAGCGGCCGGGACCGCCGGACCCTTGCCGAGTGGTTCGGTGGCCTGGACGTCGGACTCATCGCCGAGCACGGGGTATGGGCCTGCCGACCGGGTGGCGAGTGGCGGCTGACCGGTCCCCTCCAACGGGAGTGGAAGGAGGAGATCAGACCGGTGCTTGAACGCTATGTCGACCGGACGCCGGGTTCTTTCATCGAGGAGAAGGACTTCTCCCTGGTCTGGCATTACCGGATGGCCGACCCCGACCTCGCTTCTGCCAGGGTGAAGGAACTCAGAAGCATGCTCTTTGACCTCACCGCTCACCGCGACCTGGACATCCTGGAAGGGAGCCGGGTGCTCGAGGTGAAGAGTGCCGGCTACAACAAGGGACGGGCGGCGGCCGAGTGGCTGGATGAAGGGCCATGGGATTTTGTCCTCGGTGTGGGGGACGACTGGACCGACGAGTATCTCTTCGAGGCTCTCCCCGAGGGGGC
Encoded proteins:
- a CDS encoding bifunctional alpha,alpha-trehalose-phosphate synthase (UDP-forming)/trehalose-phosphatase, whose translation is MSNRLPYSIRQDGENFSVEPSIGGLATGLASYYRDHNCVWVGWPGADSGALGEEGMKKVGALMEDRACIPVFLDAGAVDAYYDGFCNSTLWPLFHYFHTSSTWDLPSWEAYLQVNRAFCEAVVREYRSGDIIWVHDYHLLLLPAMLRTKIPKATIGFFNHIPFPSYEIFRILPWRREILEGLLGADLIGFHTYDYVRHFTDSVRRILGYQHTSGEILTGNRLVKVDTFPMGIDYARYSRAVEDPAVREEAARLRRKYGGRRVVLSFDRLDYTKGIPQRLRTFDLFLQRHPEYRDGIVLIVVAVPSRTAVREYQSLKRQVDRLVGEITGRHGTIDWAPVRYLYDTLPFETLVALYQIADVAVVTSLRDGMNLMAKEFVATKHDGLGVLVLSEMAGAAAELGEAIIVNPFNIEEMVGALKEALTMPENEQVRRNRWMQERLRRYHLLHWARDFMQRLEATKTRQRELEASLLSTEQRERLIEAYRVAGRRLLLLDYDGTLTPFASRPEHAVPDPALLSLLGALTAEEGTEVVMISGRDRRTLAEWFGGLDVGLIAEHGVWACRPGGEWRLTGPLQREWKEEIRPVLERYVDRTPGSFIEEKDFSLVWHYRMADPDLASARVKELRSMLFDLTAHRDLDILEGSRVLEVKSAGYNKGRAAAEWLDEGPWDFVLGVGDDWTDEYLFEALPEGACSVKVGMGLSKARVHVRSLREVRALLEDCLLPDGGQEI